A stretch of the Solanum dulcamara chromosome 6, daSolDulc1.2, whole genome shotgun sequence genome encodes the following:
- the LOC129891933 gene encoding fasciclin-like arabinogalactan protein 7, producing the protein MGYSMVLIISSLLLVFQLSTVVAKGKAIGSPIMAPAPAPGPEYTNLTDLLSVAGPFHTFLNYLVSTKVIETFQTQANNTEEGITLFVPKDSAFTSLKKPSLSNLTSDQLKSLCLFHALPHYYSLADFKNLSDISPINTLAGGNLYSLNFTDDSGTVHLNSGWSRTKVSSAVRTTYPVAVYQVDKVLLPEAIFGTDLPPMPAPAPAPVTDIAPTADSPAADQTGKARAPASPDSSSPSASHKMMSWGILNHLVLAIGGGFLMFFL; encoded by the coding sequence ATGGGCTACTCAATGGTTCTCATTATTAGTAGTCTACTTCTAGTCTTTCAATTGTCAACTGTAGTTGCGAAAGGCAAAGCGATTGGATCTCCAATCATGGCTCCAGCACCAGCACCAGGTCCTGAATACACGAACCTAACGGACTTACTGTCCGTTGCAGGCCCTTTCCATACATTCCTTAACTACCTTGTATCGACAAAAGTCATTGAGACATTCCAAACCCAAGCTAACAACACAGAAGAAGGGATCACACTTTTTGTTCCCAAAGATTCAGCCTTTACCTCACTCAAGAAGCCCTCACTTTCCAATCTTACCTCAGATCAACTTAAGTCCCTTTGCCTTTTCCATGCCTTGCCACATTACTACAGTCTAGCTGATTTCAAGAACCTTAGTGACATTAGCCCTATTAATACCTTAGCTGGAGGAAACTTATACTCCTTGAACTTCACCGATGACTCTGGGACCGTTCACCTTAACTCAGGATGGTCTAGGACTAAAGTTAGCAGCGCTGTTCGCACCACTTATCCAGTTGCTGTTTATCAGGTGGACAAAGTCCTTCTTCCTGAAGCTATTTTTGGGACAGATTTACCACCAATGCCAGCTCCAGCACCAGCACCAGTAACGGATATCGCCCCTACTGCTGACAGTCCAGCAGCTGATCAAACAGGCAAAGCTAGAGCACCAGCGTCGCCTGATTCATCATCACCATCAGCTTCTCACAAGATGATGAGCTGGGGCATTTTGAATCATTTGGTTTTGGCAATTGGTGGTGGATTCTTGATGTTTTTCTTGTAA